Part of the Cyprinus carpio isolate SPL01 chromosome A1, ASM1834038v1, whole genome shotgun sequence genome is shown below.
AGGTGTGTGTCACATCCCTATGGCTGACCCTTTCTGCAGCAGGACTAGAGAGGTCAGTGGCGCTTCCCAGCTCTCTGTCTGATATCCCATATTCTCCCTCTGTTCACCTTCGTCTTACCTGCTCCTGTAGGTGCTCCTGGAGGTTGCGCAGGGACTCGGTGTGAAGTGTCACCCTCGAGGGACTATGGTGACCATAGAGGGTCCTCGTTTCTCCTCTCGGGCAGAGAGCCTGATGTTCAGACTATGGGGCGCTGATGTCATCAACATGACCACAGTCCCCGAGGTGGTTCTTGCCAAGGAGGCGGGGCTGTGCTATGCTAGTATTGCAATGGCAACTGATTTTGACTGCTGGAAAGAGCACGAAGAGGCGGTGAGCTCATAGaaacctgtctgtgtgtgtttgtacagtacagtgtgtgtgtgtgtgtttacctacataactgtatttgtgtgtgtgtgtgtgtgtgtgtgtgtgtgtatgtgtgtgtgtgtgtgtttacctacataactgtatttgtgtgtgtgtgcgtgtgtgagtgtgtgcgtgtgtgagtgtctgtctctgtgtgtgtgcgtgcgtgtgtgtgtgtgcgtgtgtgagtgtctgtctctgtgtgtgtgtgtgtgtgtttacctacATAaccgtatttgtgtgtgtgtgtgtgtgtttacctacataactgtatttgtgtgtgtgtgtgtgtgtgtgtgtgtgtgtgtgtgtgtgtgtgtgtgtgtgtgtgcgtgcttgtgtgtgtgcgtgtgcgtgtgtgattgtctgtctctgtgtgtgtgtgtgtttccctacataactgtatttgtgtgtgtgtgtgcgtgcgtgcgtttgtgtctgtgtgtgtgtgtgtgtgtgtgtgtgtgtgtgtgtgtgtgtgcttgtgtgtgtgcgtgtgtgagtgtctgtctctgtgtgtgtgcgtgcgtgtgtgtgtgtgtgtgtgttttgttccctACAAAAAAATTTCTTTGGATCaattcttgtgtttgtgtgtgtgtgtgtgtgtgtgtgtctgtgtgtgtgtgtgtgcgtttgtgctGGGggttgtgtgtgcttgtgtgtgtgcgtgtgtgagtgtctgtctctgtgtgtgtgtgtgtgtgtgtttacctacATAACcgtatttgtgtgtgcgtgcgtgcgtgtgtgtgtgtctgttttgcactcttgatattTTAGAGTGCCATCCTTCATTGCTGTgcacttttttctgcattgtgaatgatttgtagattgtacacacaaaaaaaaatctctgtatttttgtgtatttcccattcatttccagcagtggtcatttttgaccatgaACAACACaagcatgacttttttttccattatttttttgtggtcaCATAGCTTGTTTCGTACCATTCCAATGAAgtagcgatttaaaaaaaaaaaaaagaaaagaaagaaagaaaattccgGTCTAAAATGACCAAACAACAGCAGAAGATTAAAGGGTCACTTGAGTTCGTGCCAGTGATGGTCTTTCGCTGTACATGCACAGCTGCACACACCTGATGTTCTCTGCACAGGTCATGCATTAACATTCTTTTCCATATTGTTTCATCTTGTAATCATGATTAAAGTTGTTTTTCAATGAGTCTcaaaaacaagagagaaaaataacTAATGCATGGCTAATATTAAACTTAAAGATATTAAATAACTATATTCCTGTCACATTTAAACcttaatttattgatttagtttttctatatataacatggaactgcaaaaataaatggcCTGATTAATAAATGAACTGATATGTTTTTTAAAGCTACTAATCTTTGGGCTTATAggaagttacaaaaataaaagttcttgcaAAATCCAGTCGTTTTGGTTTCCCCCTCGCAGTTCAGAGTCCTCCTTCCAagttccttctgctgaccagtggTTTTCACTCCCCGGTCACCACATACTTCCGTCCCTGACCGGATTCTCAGTTTCGCTCTAACCCatgcacacacaatcacacacattttGCTGCCAACCAACTAGTCAGTTCCTCTAAACTAAAGGCAAGCATTGGTGATAAAATTGTCTGTAGTTCAGTTTTCTTTCTTGATCACGTGGATTTTCTGGTTGCTGTCTTGATTCAGTAGGTTAGCTGTAGATTTATTGTCCTCTGCAGAATTTGAACACACACAATGTAACTCTTGACAACTAAATGGCTGACGAAGTCTGGCATTAATTAGAGACAATAGTTCATCTGTTGCTTCTGCATGAAATGTCTTCCAGTTCCAGTTGAACATGTGACAGGTTATTTATGACTCATGACAACCTTATCTGTGCGATCTGAGAGACCACAGGCAAATGTGAGACTCATTGAGACTTGGCAGATTGAtatctgcttttttttaaagaatagatgCAATCATTTTAAGTTCATAATGCATTGCTCTTTGTACTGGCCCGTCATATCCTAATAGTTTATGATATCTTTCTGGTACATGCTTTTAATGtgccattgttattattatttttttacctatATATTTTCTAAACCTGCATATACCAGACTTCTTATTATTTATTCCAGGTGTGTGTGGACAATGTTCTGAAAACCATGAAGGAGAACGCAAACAAAGCGAGCAGCATCCTGCTCACAGCAATCCCGCAGATCTGTCAGATGGACTGGGAGTgcacaataaatgcacataaagTGAGTTTAAAGCTCTTTGAAATCTAAATGAcagatttgtttaaataattgttttttatataatagttattttttcttaatatgaTGTCTATGCTGAGTTGAAACCCTGATATTTGTTTTTGCAGCTGATGTCACAGTCTTCAGTAATGTTTGCCTAAACATTAAAACACCTGTCCACTGAGAAGACGTCAAGATGCTGTCATGTCTCTGTAAACATGTCACATTCTGATCAGTATtaccctaaataaaaaaaatgtttgtcatttttcattccataatagtgtttaaaaatacagttagtaatatgcatggaaGCATTGCCAGAGGACAGGGTCTTTTGATTGTCACATTGTTTTTCAGTGCCTTTTAATACTAACAGTATTGTTGTTACATCATGAAGTACCTTGGATATAAATCCAAATACAAGTATTTTTGATTGCATATAAAAGTAAATACACGTCTCTCTTAACcacaaataaaagttttctcTATGCAGATTGTGTGGGTTATTATTCACTGGTCCATCTCAGTCAGCAGCACATTTACTGTAACAGAGTTTTGTGAAGAGCAGATGCATATTTGTTACAAAATCTGATAAACTTTGGTTgcttgtcagaattttttttaataaaatactccTGCATTTTTCTGTTGAGTGTTTTTGCCTCAAGCGATCTGAACAGATCTCAGAGTATCATGATTCTTTTATAATATCTCTGCTTTCAAACTGGAGAAAGTCTGATTTCTGATCGAATTCTTTCATGAGATCAGATCAGCTGTTTAATGTGCAGCAGTCCATCTCTTTAAAGACAAACTCAGAAATTAACAGGTTCACTTTATTTGTCTTTTGCACTTATTAAAACTTAATAGTCTCTATGCAAAATCAAGCTTTAAATACACAttatcattgtatttatttagccgAACTTTTTCACAAGACCTGCACCTGTATTCCGCACAGGTTATTTGCAGCAGCAGAGGTAAATTGTATGATCAAAAAGGTTTGCGTAAAAAATGACATCGATAATAACAAGAAACTTTGCGCACaagattaatattatttttgcgcTCAAGTTTGTGTGGCGATGCGCGACAGAACCCAGTTTATGCGTTATAAAGAACAAAACGTTTTTTAAGTTTGTCTGGTGGCATATAGAGAGTTGCATTTATTAGAAAACTTAACGAAAATATCTTCTTTACGAGAGACAGAGCTGAGAAATATAAGTAAATCACATATTACTGTTGCGTGGAGCGCAAACTCAAAAAACGGATGACTTCGTTTTCTTTTCTCGATTTGACTATTTAGTCATCATTCACCATGCGAagtgaatatcaaatattttggacatgttaaataattttttttaatctattaatgCTGTGTGATAGGCTGACATTGTCATTAATTCTACAGACTAAAGTTGGGTTTTTTCTATGATGTCGcatgtattaaaaatgaacagtgaACCAAAAATTCAAAGGAAACTAAAGatacttaaaatgtttaatgctcCCAATAGCATATAAATCCACAAACTataatgattacaaatatatCCTACACAATGGAAGTGCATTAACTGTACTGCTGTGcttattcatttacttttaaaatatagctATAAatctttcatattaatttataaatatgtagctaatgcaaaaaaaaatagcGTTTAAACACTTCTGAGAAAATCAGCCACGTCCACATGGCCAGTCTGCCGCGCCACATCCACGGGTCGCAAACTGCTGTGATCCACTGCATTGGGATCGGCCTTAAAGCGGATTAAAAGCCGCACTGTGTCCATGAATCCGGTTCTGGCTGCATCGTGCAAAGGAGTGCTTCCTGTCCCGGGATCAGCCACATTAGGATCTGCTCCATATTCCAGCAGCACGAGAGCCAAAGCTGTGTTCCCCATCATCATCACCTGCGGGGGGCAAAGATGCGCAACAATGCTTTTGAAGCGCTCCTTTAtaagctatgtgtgtgtgtgtgtgtgtgtgtgtgtatatgttatcAAGTCTGCAGTAGACTGGAATTTCTATGTCAAATGTCATTATTCGAATCaccgaggggaaaaaaaaaatatatattcaaatgtcaTTATTCGAATCACTGagggtatatatgtatatatgtataatatatattaaaaaaaaaaaaaaaaaaaaatatatatatatatatatatatatatatatatatatatatatatatatatatatatatatatatatatatatatatattggttcaGTAAGAACATTGCAGTGCATATTTAGGACAATAATGAAACAATTCggagaatttaaataaatatcatttaacatGTAACATTTAGTTTATGGTTTTATTAcgattttatactgtttttatttaagtgCGTTTATATGAGTGTGTGCTTTGTGATAATCATGAACATATTTCGTTACAAGATTCAAATATTTCACTTATCTTAACCAATCAGCCTGAAAATACATAGGACTAATCTAATCTACATAAGcaatcttaagtcgctggggtatatttgtagcaatagccaacaatacattgtacactctcagaaaaaacgGTACAAAATCTGTCAGTGGGGCTGTACCTTTTCACAAGGCACACTTTTGTATCTAAACAGTCTATATCGGTatcttaaagtgtacatattagtaccttaaaaatagaaaagtgtaccttttgaaaaggtaccaccccagtgacagattttgtaccgttttttctgagagtgtatgggTAAAAGTTACTGATTTTTCGTTTATGGTAAAAATAATTAggataaagatcatgttccatgaagatattttgaaaatattctactgtaaatatatcaaaacttaatttttgattagtaatatgcattgctaagaacttcattt
Proteins encoded:
- the LOC109071381 gene encoding S-methyl-5'-thioadenosine phosphorylase-like — translated: MASDSHVKIGIIGGSGLDDPDILEGRTERYVVTPFGKPSDALIFGKIKNVDCVLLARHGRQHTIMPSSVNYQANIWALKEAGCTHLLVTTACGSLREDIQPGDIVLIDQFIDRTAKRVQTFYDGQPTSPAGVCHIPMADPFCSRTREVLLEVAQGLGVKCHPRGTMVTIEGPRFSSRAESLMFRLWGADVINMTTVPEVVLAKEAGLCYASIAMATDFDCWKEHEEAVCVDNVLKTMKENANKASSILLTAIPQICQMDWECTINAHKLMSQSSVMFA
- the LOC122146690 gene encoding cyclin-dependent kinase inhibitor 2A-like yields the protein MMMMMMHDEEELTRAAATGDTERVRLLLSNGVNVNGVNKFGRTAIQVMMMGNTALALVLLEYGADPNVADPGTGSTPLHDAARTGFMDTVRLLIRFKADPNAVDHSSLRPVDVARQTGHVDVADFLRSV